In the Leifsonia sp. 466MF genome, one interval contains:
- a CDS encoding APC family permease encodes MIGDPLPSEKLEGQLLPKHLALPIFASDALSSVAYAPQELLMILLLGGLAFLTFAPWVAAAVVVLLITVVLSYRQLVKAYPSGGGDYEVAHKNLGEKAGLIVASALLVDYVLTVAVSVASGVDNVISALPFLAPWRVELAILCVIIIAAINLRGVRESSKAFALPTYIFIGSIALMIVTALVRTVFGDAPVAESAGYQVHADSLTQAAVVLLLLRAFSSGCSALTGVEAVANGVPAFRTPKIRNARITLGLMGGIAITLFAGLTATALISGVHYAENPCDLQGWAQCATQPQRSLIAQIAAATFGNNTFFFFLVQAATAVVLLLAANTAFNGFPLLGSVLARDSYAPKALNTRGDRLVYSNGMIILALAATVLLVVYQANLTQLIQLYIIGVFVSFTLGQSGMVKHWITLLRSGGQTGRERTGIIRSLCINAFGACLTAIVLIVVTITKFTHGAYLVFIFMPILWFLMLGVNRYYRDVEKEVEVDPVTTFGSVGDHAIVLIGKMQKPALKALDYAIAARHDSIEAVHVSIDEESTQKLQRQWVEQNIHVPLTIIESPYREFGVPLIKYMKHRREEHGSEVVTVYLPQYIVGHWWEALLHNHRARRISKQLMLCHGVTVALVPWLLDSSSLIYGRRSRPLPGQDRRGEPVRPVARRPLVPASKAHTRIHIHPVPITIGEPQDSAEAVAGTIPEPQPEGGQPASAAAGAAGTGTPQKKVPARAKR; translated from the coding sequence TTGATCGGCGACCCGCTTCCGAGCGAAAAGCTCGAAGGGCAGCTGCTCCCGAAGCACCTCGCGCTACCCATCTTCGCCTCCGACGCGCTGTCGAGTGTCGCGTACGCTCCGCAGGAACTCCTGATGATCCTGCTGCTCGGCGGGCTCGCCTTCCTGACGTTCGCGCCGTGGGTCGCCGCGGCCGTCGTCGTGCTGCTCATCACCGTCGTGCTCAGCTACCGCCAGCTGGTGAAGGCCTACCCCTCGGGCGGTGGCGACTACGAGGTCGCTCACAAGAACCTCGGCGAGAAGGCCGGCCTGATCGTCGCCTCGGCGCTGCTCGTGGACTACGTCCTCACCGTCGCCGTGTCCGTCGCATCCGGCGTCGACAACGTCATCTCGGCGTTGCCGTTCCTGGCCCCGTGGCGCGTCGAACTGGCCATCCTCTGCGTCATCATCATCGCCGCCATCAACCTGCGCGGCGTGCGGGAGTCGTCGAAGGCGTTCGCGCTGCCGACCTACATCTTCATCGGCAGCATCGCCCTGATGATCGTGACGGCCCTCGTCCGCACGGTGTTCGGAGACGCACCGGTCGCCGAGTCCGCCGGCTACCAGGTGCACGCCGACTCGCTCACGCAAGCGGCCGTCGTCCTGCTCCTGCTGCGCGCCTTCTCGAGTGGATGTTCGGCTCTGACCGGTGTGGAGGCCGTCGCCAACGGCGTCCCCGCGTTCCGCACCCCGAAGATCCGCAACGCCCGCATCACCCTCGGCCTCATGGGCGGCATCGCGATCACCCTGTTCGCCGGCCTGACCGCCACCGCGCTGATCAGCGGCGTCCACTACGCCGAGAACCCGTGCGACCTGCAGGGATGGGCGCAGTGCGCCACCCAACCGCAGCGCAGCCTCATCGCTCAGATCGCCGCGGCGACCTTCGGCAACAACACGTTCTTCTTCTTCCTGGTGCAGGCCGCGACGGCGGTGGTGCTGCTGCTCGCGGCCAACACCGCCTTCAACGGATTCCCGCTGCTCGGCTCCGTGCTCGCCCGCGACTCGTACGCTCCGAAAGCACTCAACACGCGCGGCGACCGCCTCGTCTACTCGAACGGCATGATCATCCTGGCGCTTGCCGCCACGGTCCTGCTGGTCGTCTACCAGGCGAACCTGACCCAGCTCATCCAGCTGTACATCATCGGCGTGTTCGTGTCGTTCACCCTCGGCCAGTCCGGCATGGTGAAGCACTGGATCACGCTGCTGCGCTCGGGAGGCCAGACCGGCCGAGAACGCACGGGCATCATCCGCTCGCTCTGCATCAACGCCTTCGGCGCCTGCCTGACCGCGATCGTGCTCATCGTCGTCACGATCACGAAGTTCACGCACGGCGCGTACCTCGTCTTCATCTTCATGCCGATCCTGTGGTTCCTCATGCTCGGCGTGAACCGCTACTACCGCGACGTCGAGAAAGAGGTCGAAGTCGACCCGGTGACGACGTTCGGCAGCGTCGGCGACCACGCCATCGTCCTCATCGGCAAGATGCAGAAGCCGGCGCTGAAAGCGCTCGACTACGCGATCGCCGCGCGGCACGACTCGATCGAGGCCGTGCACGTCTCGATCGACGAGGAGTCGACGCAGAAGCTGCAGCGGCAGTGGGTCGAGCAGAACATCCACGTTCCGCTCACGATCATCGAGTCGCCGTATCGCGAGTTCGGCGTTCCGCTCATCAAGTACATGAAGCACCGGCGCGAGGAGCACGGCTCCGAGGTCGTTACGGTCTACCTGCCGCAGTACATCGTCGGCCACTGGTGGGAGGCGCTGCTGCACAACCACCGCGCACGCCGCATCAGCAAGCAGCTCATGCTCTGCCACGGCGTCACCGTCGCGCTCGTCCCGTGGCTGCTCGACTCCTCGTCGCTCATCTACGGCCGGCGCTCGCGCCCGCTCCCCGGCCAGGACCGTCGCGGCGAGCCCGTGCGCCCGGTCGCGCGCCGACCGCTCGTGCCGGCGTCGAAGGCGCACACGCGCATCCACATCCACCCGGTGCCGATCACGATCGGGGAGCCGCAGGACAGTGCGGAGGCGGTCGCCGGGACGATCCCGGAGCCACAGCCCGAAGGTGGGCAGCCGGCTTCGGCGGCTGCCGGAGCTGCGGGGACCGGCACGCCTCAGAAGAAGGTACCGGCGCGCGCGAAGCGCTGA
- a CDS encoding MBL fold metallo-hydrolase has product MRSIRSTTRVAPGLLFVEGPLSNWTVFHGDGAVELVDCGYPADRPLVEESIRFAGADPADLKRILITHGHSDHLGASAQFAAELGVVVAAAPSELPNVRRDVTEQVSVADLLPSALKRGTVRWAIAAVRAGGLGDVGVRDAVALEGDEVTLSTGHTLQLVPAPGHTTGSVCFFEPTSRALLTGDAIVTGHPLLRESGELQQLPAFFQHDPDEAALSARRLVLCDAEVVLPGHGPLVAFPASARP; this is encoded by the coding sequence GTGCGCAGCATCCGTTCGACCACCCGCGTCGCCCCCGGCCTCCTGTTCGTCGAGGGTCCGCTCTCGAACTGGACCGTGTTCCACGGCGATGGAGCGGTCGAGCTCGTCGACTGCGGCTACCCGGCCGATCGCCCGCTCGTCGAGGAGTCGATCCGTTTCGCGGGTGCCGACCCGGCCGACCTGAAGCGCATCCTGATCACGCACGGCCACTCGGATCACCTCGGCGCGAGCGCGCAGTTCGCCGCCGAGCTCGGCGTGGTCGTCGCGGCGGCACCGTCCGAGCTGCCGAACGTCCGGCGCGACGTCACGGAGCAGGTTTCGGTCGCCGACCTGCTGCCGTCCGCGCTGAAGCGCGGCACCGTCCGCTGGGCGATCGCCGCCGTGCGGGCGGGAGGTCTGGGCGATGTCGGGGTCCGGGATGCGGTCGCGCTGGAGGGGGACGAGGTCACCCTGAGCACGGGGCACACCCTCCAGCTCGTCCCCGCCCCCGGCCACACGACCGGCAGCGTCTGCTTCTTCGAGCCGACGTCGCGCGCGCTACTGACCGGCGACGCCATCGTGACGGGTCATCCGCTGCTGCGCGAGAGCGGTGAGCTGCAGCAGCTGCCCGCCTTCTTCCAGCACGACCCCGATGAGGCCGCGCTCAGCGCGCGCAGGCTGGTGCTCTGCGACGCCGAGGTGGTGCTGCCGGGGCACGGACCGCTGGTCGCGTTCCCGGCGAGCGCGCGCCCCTGA
- a CDS encoding MerR family transcriptional regulator, with protein sequence MDWSIQDIARIAGTTSRTLRHYDAIGLLKPSRVGGNGYRYYDRDSLVRLQRILLLRELGLGLDAVGRVLDDRTDAVPALRDHLAWLQAERERLARQIASVESTIHAVEEGEEIVAEQMFDGFDHTQYKDEVEQRWGKGAYAASDRWWRSKTAEERADWQARQERLAADWKSAAAAGVAPESDEAQALAKRHAEWLAGIPGTPGYGTGAPTAAYLTGLGEMYVADERFAANYGGAENAAFVRDALRVYAAHLA encoded by the coding sequence ATGGACTGGTCCATCCAGGACATCGCGCGGATCGCCGGCACCACCAGCCGGACGCTGCGCCACTACGACGCCATCGGGCTGCTGAAGCCGAGCCGCGTCGGCGGCAACGGCTACCGGTACTACGACCGCGACTCCCTCGTGCGGCTTCAGCGCATCCTGCTTCTCCGGGAGCTCGGTCTCGGCCTCGACGCCGTCGGCCGGGTGCTCGACGACCGCACGGATGCGGTGCCCGCCCTGCGTGACCACCTTGCGTGGTTGCAGGCGGAGCGGGAACGGCTGGCGCGGCAGATCGCGTCGGTCGAGTCGACGATCCACGCAGTGGAGGAAGGAGAGGAGATCGTGGCCGAGCAGATGTTCGACGGATTCGATCACACCCAGTACAAGGACGAGGTCGAGCAGCGCTGGGGGAAGGGCGCCTACGCGGCGTCGGACCGCTGGTGGCGCAGCAAGACCGCGGAGGAGCGTGCCGACTGGCAGGCCCGGCAGGAGCGGCTCGCGGCCGACTGGAAGTCCGCGGCGGCCGCCGGTGTCGCACCGGAGTCGGACGAGGCGCAGGCGCTCGCGAAGCGTCACGCCGAGTGGCTTGCCGGAATCCCGGGGACTCCGGGGTACGGCACGGGCGCGCCGACGGCCGCGTACCTGACCGGTCTCGGCGAGATGTACGTCGCCGACGAGCGGTTCGCTGCGAACTACGGCGGCGCCGAGAACGCCGCCTTCGTGCGCGACGCCCTCCGCGTCTACGCCGCCCACCTCGCCTAA